One genomic region from Leptospira tipperaryensis encodes:
- a CDS encoding alpha/beta hydrolase, translating into MSSLHLWKGLPFLIDYSGFKTPKEARITEISLSIPNSLSLRTKILEKENNPSAPIIYLQHGMSARGIDDPRILALGTNLANRGFRVYLPELPEVKSLIMTAETVSNIRSAFLQIHALEKRPISYLSASFSAGMGFVALANSECQKILSSILLVGSYANFGQTFPYILKNYEKESYAVNVMMFNYVHLIRSNAELLKEYFFESALDNGLSREEGLKKGPRIFQALNADDRKFVRDFLENPEFRINAAKQLRSRVPESFIEETSPAFFANRCIKPCFLLHGDNDPVISTQESKDLQNLIWKNQTVPAVFLETSLLTHGDHLPFYSRLTEILPMAEFWGSYLFSAFNQI; encoded by the coding sequence ATGAGTTCTTTACACCTTTGGAAAGGCCTTCCGTTTTTAATCGATTACTCCGGTTTCAAAACTCCGAAGGAAGCGCGCATAACGGAAATTTCTCTGAGTATTCCGAATTCTCTTTCTCTGCGAACGAAAATTCTGGAAAAGGAAAACAATCCTTCCGCTCCGATCATCTATCTTCAACACGGAATGAGCGCCCGGGGCATCGACGATCCGAGAATTCTCGCGCTCGGAACAAACCTCGCCAATCGCGGCTTTCGGGTTTATCTTCCGGAACTCCCCGAAGTAAAATCTCTGATCATGACCGCAGAAACCGTCTCTAACATACGATCCGCATTCTTACAAATCCACGCGTTAGAAAAACGTCCCATATCGTATCTTTCCGCGAGTTTTTCCGCGGGAATGGGCTTTGTCGCATTAGCAAACTCGGAATGTCAGAAAATTCTTTCTTCGATACTTTTGGTCGGCTCTTACGCAAACTTCGGACAAACCTTTCCTTATATTCTTAAGAATTACGAAAAGGAAAGTTACGCGGTCAACGTGATGATGTTCAATTACGTTCATCTCATCCGTTCGAACGCCGAACTCTTGAAAGAATATTTTTTTGAATCCGCCTTGGACAACGGGCTTTCGAGAGAGGAAGGTTTGAAAAAAGGTCCTCGGATTTTTCAGGCTCTCAACGCAGACGACCGAAAGTTTGTAAGAGACTTTCTGGAGAATCCCGAGTTTCGAATCAACGCCGCCAAACAATTGAGATCGAGGGTTCCCGAATCTTTTATAGAAGAAACTTCTCCCGCCTTTTTTGCCAATCGTTGTATCAAACCCTGTTTTTTGCTTCACGGAGACAACGATCCGGTCATATCCACCCAGGAATCAAAGGATCTTCAAAATCTAATTTGGAAGAATCAAACGGTTCCCGCAGTCTTTCTCGAAACCAGCCTTTTGACCCATGGCGATCATTTACCGTTTTACTCGCGTTTGACGGAGATTCTTCCTATGGCTGAATTCTGGGGAAGTTATCTTTTTTCCGCATTTAACCAAATTTAG
- a CDS encoding helix-turn-helix transcriptional regulator yields MYATNAMQTDFHVHYAATLAITLEKNITIETELGKEEYRVALVGPNTYHRTISPGVEMIALLIDPETYEYGSISDFVKTGEVKRLEIAAFLPLMERLQYLYNGNLNNEEAWDLHLDLLQCVFPFRRLEKNIDDRIRRIAYKIRTELPDSIRMKEIGKDFSISEDRLIRLFKENLGIPLRRYLLWVRILSTVKLLKEGKNLTEAAHAAGFSDSAHFTRTFKENFGFVPSLFFGHLKSIEVRFCESD; encoded by the coding sequence ATGTATGCGACGAACGCGATGCAGACTGACTTTCACGTCCACTACGCGGCGACCTTGGCGATCACCTTGGAAAAAAATATCACGATCGAAACCGAACTCGGAAAGGAAGAATATCGCGTAGCCTTGGTAGGACCGAACACGTATCATAGAACGATTTCCCCCGGAGTGGAAATGATCGCGTTACTCATCGATCCGGAAACGTATGAATACGGATCCATTTCCGATTTTGTAAAAACGGGAGAAGTCAAACGATTGGAAATCGCTGCGTTTCTTCCCTTGATGGAAAGATTGCAATATCTATATAACGGAAATCTAAACAACGAAGAAGCCTGGGATTTACATCTGGATCTTCTCCAGTGTGTGTTCCCTTTTAGAAGACTGGAAAAAAACATAGATGACCGAATCCGAAGGATCGCGTATAAAATTCGAACCGAACTTCCCGATAGCATTCGTATGAAAGAGATTGGAAAAGACTTTTCCATCTCCGAAGACCGACTGATTCGTCTTTTTAAAGAAAATCTGGGGATTCCTCTTAGAAGATATTTGCTCTGGGTTCGGATCTTGAGCACGGTAAAACTTTTAAAAGAAGGAAAAAATTTAACCGAAGCGGCACACGCGGCCGGCTTTTCAGATTCGGCGCATTTCACTCGAACGTTTAAGGAGAATTTCGGATTTGTTCCCTCTCTCTTTTTCGGTCATTTGAAATCGATCGAAGTCAGATTCTGCGAGTCGGATTGA
- a CDS encoding HpcH/HpaI aldolase/citrate lyase family protein, with product MSKLTHPREALFEGEKPFPIIPACEHFAGSEKLITKALELQNKLGGLFDITMDCEDGAQTGKEKEHAELIVRLQNSELNKHNMSGVRIHDYTNAYWKQDVDIIVPGAGAKIAYITIPKPTRAAQVEEMISYIQKAVQKAGIKREIPIHVLIETNGALQEIEKIAALPWLQVLDFGLMDFISGHHGAIPASCMKSPGQFDHELLRRGKANLVAAALANGVIPAHNVTLDLKNQYQTYKDAKRAHDDFGFLRMWSIYPTQIQAILDAMAPDYSEVQTASEILIQAQNAEWGPIQYAGDLHDRATYRYFWEILQKAKLTGIPVSEEASKRFFS from the coding sequence ATGTCTAAATTGACTCATCCAAGAGAGGCGCTCTTCGAAGGAGAAAAGCCTTTCCCTATCATTCCTGCCTGCGAACACTTCGCCGGTTCCGAAAAGCTAATTACAAAAGCCCTTGAACTCCAGAACAAACTCGGCGGTCTCTTCGACATTACAATGGACTGCGAAGACGGAGCTCAAACCGGGAAAGAAAAAGAACACGCAGAATTGATCGTTCGTCTTCAGAACAGCGAGCTCAACAAACACAACATGAGCGGCGTGAGAATTCACGATTATACAAACGCATACTGGAAACAAGACGTAGACATCATCGTTCCGGGCGCTGGCGCAAAAATCGCATACATCACAATTCCAAAACCGACTCGCGCGGCCCAAGTGGAAGAGATGATCTCTTATATTCAAAAAGCGGTTCAGAAAGCGGGAATCAAAAGAGAAATTCCGATTCACGTTCTAATCGAAACCAACGGAGCCCTTCAAGAAATCGAAAAGATCGCGGCCCTTCCTTGGTTGCAAGTTCTTGACTTCGGTTTGATGGACTTTATCTCGGGACACCACGGAGCGATTCCGGCTTCCTGTATGAAAAGCCCTGGTCAGTTCGACCACGAACTCTTAAGAAGAGGAAAGGCTAACTTAGTGGCAGCCGCTCTTGCAAACGGAGTAATTCCAGCTCACAACGTAACCCTGGATTTGAAAAATCAGTATCAAACTTACAAGGACGCAAAACGCGCCCACGACGATTTCGGCTTTTTAAGAATGTGGTCCATCTACCCAACTCAGATCCAAGCGATCCTCGACGCGATGGCTCCGGATTACAGCGAAGTGCAAACTGCGTCTGAAATTCTCATCCAAGCTCAAAATGCAGAATGGGGACCGATTCAGTATGCGGGCGATCTTCATGACCGCGCGACTTACAGATACTTCTGGGAAATTCTTCAAAAAGCAAAATTGACCGGAATTCCGGTTTCGGAAGAAGCTTCCAAAAGATTCTTTAGCTAA
- a CDS encoding SMP-30/gluconolactonase/LRE family protein: MNRKKTFFLSIPILFGIVLWNTLVFPEDHFKKQIQEPIDFPNNMEIEKVKDSQDLAAKGIQTLNSNVPAQDEILLQEELNRAFVASIDGFIWIVDLKTNQAEPFVKTPLLPGGMVANPKNPDLIYFCASRGNKNDSTDPDGPGIYELRISNKQIRKIGTRVPKIPNSDEKNVKSLLGKFYTSEKQPSLRFDKMTNENSRAVEKSDDLAISNDGERIYFTEPYDHVGAILGVSVQSRSEALTLGKNGNLWKFDLKENTASLVAHNYSYLDGILLEYSPDRTKESSILVNELSKFRLIRLHLLGERSGEDEIVIEGLPGFPDGMDRDPQGRIWIALAVERSKLITWLHNHPFWKKIVLYIPENLQPVSRKTGLLVLSKDGTKPLYYVMHNGSLFSTLIVVVPGKKRIFLSVYEKNYKGLNVIPYPI; encoded by the coding sequence ATGAACCGTAAAAAAACTTTCTTCCTTTCGATCCCGATTCTTTTTGGAATCGTACTGTGGAATACTCTCGTCTTTCCCGAAGATCATTTTAAAAAACAAATTCAAGAACCGATCGATTTTCCGAATAATATGGAAATCGAAAAGGTCAAGGATTCTCAGGATCTCGCGGCAAAAGGGATTCAAACTTTGAATTCAAACGTTCCGGCTCAGGACGAGATCTTATTACAAGAAGAACTGAACCGCGCCTTTGTAGCTTCGATCGACGGTTTTATTTGGATCGTGGATCTAAAAACGAATCAGGCTGAACCTTTTGTAAAAACCCCTTTGCTGCCGGGCGGAATGGTCGCGAATCCGAAAAATCCGGATCTGATTTATTTTTGTGCGTCTCGCGGAAATAAAAACGATTCAACCGATCCGGACGGTCCCGGGATCTATGAATTAAGAATTTCTAATAAACAAATTCGAAAGATCGGAACCCGAGTTCCTAAAATTCCGAACTCGGATGAGAAGAATGTAAAAAGTCTTCTTGGAAAATTCTATACGTCCGAAAAACAACCGTCTTTGCGTTTTGATAAAATGACGAACGAGAACAGCAGGGCCGTTGAAAAGTCAGACGATCTCGCTATCAGTAACGACGGAGAAAGAATTTACTTTACCGAACCTTACGATCACGTGGGTGCCATCTTAGGAGTGAGCGTACAATCACGGAGCGAGGCTCTCACCTTGGGCAAAAACGGAAATCTTTGGAAATTTGATTTAAAAGAAAATACCGCGAGTCTGGTCGCTCACAACTATTCGTATCTGGATGGAATTTTACTCGAATATTCGCCCGATCGTACAAAAGAATCTTCGATCCTTGTAAACGAACTTTCCAAGTTCCGATTGATTCGTTTGCACTTGTTAGGCGAAAGGTCCGGTGAAGATGAAATCGTAATCGAAGGTCTGCCCGGTTTTCCCGACGGAATGGATCGGGATCCTCAAGGAAGAATCTGGATCGCCTTAGCCGTGGAAAGATCCAAATTGATCACGTGGTTACACAATCATCCATTTTGGAAAAAGATCGTGTTATATATTCCCGAAAATCTTCAGCCCGTATCTCGAAAGACCGGATTGCTCGTCTTATCAAAAGACGGAACAAAACCTCTGTATTACGTTATGCATAACGGTTCTCTATTTTCTACGCTCATCGTCGTGGTTCCCGGCAAAAAAAGAATTTTTCTTTCGGTTTATGAAAAGAATTACAAAGGATTGAATGTGATTCCTTATCCGATCTAA
- a CDS encoding SMP-30/gluconolactonase/LRE family protein, with product MKVNHTILIFLIVFVSIGCNPGKIKIGGAVFLGEVSPKILEVEAKKDPFLDGLKVETNDLPGHDDLIFDSVKKVGYASGMDGWIWKLDTNTGKASQWIRPPVNPAGMQYTNEKKDKILVCASRLGGESYDKKDRVGLYEIDIATKNLKPLVVDLPKTEREIFEKVYTLSERRTILLKDLNPSNSRPFSLCNDLAISKDGNRIYISEPFERDDAGMGSGAVPEAIGLYPHGKLWMYDRKQESITLVLGGFTFVDGILLEEGETKEDESVVFTETTKFRILRAFLSGRNEGKSEVLFENLPGLADGLERDEKGRIWVGIIKRRSGLINFVHKNPWIKSFLLSLPQGILPISKKTGILVLDSKAKRALYYSMHDGSKIADISVAVPFEGRVYFPTFDKTSRGLYSLSMEEFKLEE from the coding sequence ATGAAAGTAAATCATACTATTTTAATATTCTTAATCGTTTTTGTATCTATCGGTTGTAATCCCGGAAAAATAAAAATTGGAGGGGCGGTTTTCCTGGGAGAAGTTTCTCCAAAAATCTTAGAAGTCGAGGCAAAGAAGGACCCTTTTTTGGACGGATTGAAAGTCGAGACGAACGATCTTCCCGGTCACGACGATCTGATCTTTGATTCCGTAAAAAAGGTCGGATACGCGTCCGGAATGGACGGCTGGATTTGGAAACTAGATACAAACACGGGAAAGGCGTCACAATGGATTCGTCCTCCGGTCAATCCTGCGGGGATGCAATACACAAACGAAAAAAAGGACAAGATTCTTGTATGTGCTTCCCGATTGGGCGGAGAATCGTATGACAAAAAAGACCGAGTCGGTTTGTATGAGATCGATATCGCGACAAAAAATCTCAAACCTTTGGTCGTCGATCTCCCAAAAACAGAAAGAGAAATATTCGAAAAAGTTTATACTCTTTCCGAAAGGCGGACCATTCTTTTAAAGGACTTAAATCCGTCGAACTCAAGACCGTTCTCTCTTTGCAATGATCTTGCGATATCTAAGGACGGAAATCGTATCTATATCAGCGAACCCTTTGAACGGGACGACGCGGGCATGGGAAGCGGAGCGGTTCCGGAAGCGATCGGACTCTACCCCCACGGAAAACTCTGGATGTATGACCGGAAACAAGAGTCCATCACACTCGTGTTAGGCGGATTTACGTTTGTGGACGGAATCCTATTGGAAGAAGGAGAAACAAAAGAAGACGAGTCCGTCGTTTTTACCGAAACCACCAAGTTTAGAATCTTACGCGCTTTTTTATCGGGAAGAAACGAAGGAAAATCGGAAGTCCTTTTTGAAAATTTACCCGGTTTAGCTGATGGATTGGAAAGAGACGAGAAGGGAAGAATCTGGGTGGGAATTATTAAACGAAGATCGGGACTGATCAACTTCGTTCATAAAAACCCTTGGATCAAATCTTTTCTTTTGTCTCTTCCTCAGGGAATTTTACCCATCTCCAAAAAAACGGGAATCCTTGTCTTGGACTCGAAGGCAAAACGAGCTTTGTATTATTCGATGCACGACGGTTCTAAGATCGCGGATATTTCGGTCGCAGTTCCCTTTGAAGGTCGGGTTTATTTTCCTACCTTCGACAAAACGTCGAGGGGATTGTATTCTCTTTCGATGGAAGAATTCAAATTAGAAGAATGA
- a CDS encoding M24 family metallopeptidase, with protein MPVQTEKGFLSKLSSKISRYNSESIKTPNEEEKAGFLKAQRLAYQCVTETEKEMREGWTELQTAKRMEEFLRDHGVKAFLHRPFAWFGEHARFDGYKRFTQFHPGKKRLTSHESFILDVSPVVNGYIGDIGYSSSLVPNQELDLGMEYLLKLRKEIPEYFSSSMSASEIWWKIDRDAKENGFDNVHSLYPFAVLGHRVYKVHLPNFSFPLLPVSFASWFSLQGSYEFLTHKVLPELLTPDHEGDKIGLWAIEPHLGRGKTGFKFEEILVVEKDRAYWLDEEVPHVKRERKLQNSI; from the coding sequence ATGCCAGTACAAACAGAAAAGGGATTCTTATCCAAACTTTCCTCCAAAATTTCCAGATACAATTCCGAGTCGATTAAAACTCCGAACGAGGAAGAGAAGGCGGGTTTTTTAAAAGCTCAAAGGTTGGCGTATCAATGTGTGACCGAAACTGAAAAAGAAATGCGGGAAGGATGGACCGAGCTTCAAACCGCAAAACGGATGGAAGAATTTTTAAGAGACCACGGAGTTAAGGCCTTTCTTCACCGGCCCTTTGCTTGGTTCGGAGAACACGCGAGGTTTGACGGTTACAAACGTTTCACCCAGTTTCATCCTGGAAAGAAGCGACTAACGTCTCATGAATCTTTTATTCTGGACGTTTCGCCGGTAGTCAACGGTTACATCGGAGATATAGGTTATTCTTCTTCCTTGGTCCCAAATCAGGAATTGGATTTGGGAATGGAATATCTTCTCAAACTTCGAAAAGAAATTCCCGAATACTTTTCATCGTCTATGAGTGCGTCGGAAATTTGGTGGAAGATCGATCGGGACGCAAAAGAGAACGGCTTTGATAACGTACATTCTTTATATCCGTTTGCGGTTTTAGGGCATCGAGTCTATAAAGTGCATCTTCCCAATTTTTCATTTCCCCTGTTGCCGGTCAGTTTTGCGAGTTGGTTTAGTCTGCAAGGGTCATACGAATTCCTGACGCACAAAGTCCTACCGGAACTCCTAACTCCGGACCACGAAGGAGATAAAATCGGATTGTGGGCGATCGAGCCGCATCTCGGCAGAGGAAAAACCGGTTTTAAATTCGAAGAGATTCTCGTGGTCGAAAAAGACAGGGCCTATTGGCTGGACGAAGAAGTTCCTCACGTAAAAAGAGAAAGGAAATTACAGAATTCAATATGA
- a CDS encoding DUF342 domain-containing protein, whose translation MNANDEPMNTPTPESQISPISVESAISIAISPDQLSAILTVRPYNLKGETVSKDKLWSVIMEWGIHRERMLTDEIRRILTLLDEAGKKNDFTPIKVEVAKGVAPTPGENGWVRFYHPMAKRVKLLEDGRADFRNIDRYINVKIGEKLATKFEGTPGTPGFDVFGNIIPPPAIKRPKLVVGNNIEERNVTEEGKELQEYHATTNGVIFVTESSINVSPELQIAGNVGLSTGNIQFDGNVIVRGDIEPGSVVECSGSLVIYGNLESNTVKVGQDLIVHGGIKGGSEDIIQVIGRVQAKFIENARLETEGDIIIEGAILNSTIDTLGSIILNGSNGNLVSSKVRTNEGISLSSLGSNAELDVNIELGFHFKNDRSFQDITRKIQLGEKEMEKILPKIQQIKHLVQRSRGNLPEDKKAAFKSVFEDYNKKLKILNMLKFKQDTLKGARFNPGSVRLAVQKGAHPGAVIHYRRQIEKITKFQSAFMMVFEPGQDKAMMVSLQK comes from the coding sequence ATGAATGCGAACGACGAACCAATGAATACACCCACGCCTGAATCTCAAATTTCACCCATTTCGGTGGAGTCGGCAATCAGCATTGCGATTTCTCCCGATCAACTTTCCGCGATCCTTACAGTAAGACCTTACAATCTCAAAGGTGAAACCGTATCCAAGGATAAACTCTGGAGTGTCATCATGGAGTGGGGGATCCATAGAGAAAGAATGTTAACCGACGAAATTCGAAGGATTCTTACTCTATTGGATGAAGCGGGTAAGAAGAATGATTTTACTCCGATCAAAGTGGAAGTCGCTAAAGGTGTCGCTCCCACTCCGGGAGAGAACGGTTGGGTTCGTTTTTATCATCCGATGGCAAAACGTGTTAAACTCCTCGAAGACGGAAGGGCGGATTTTAGAAACATCGATCGATACATCAACGTCAAGATCGGTGAAAAACTCGCGACTAAGTTTGAAGGAACTCCCGGAACACCGGGCTTCGACGTCTTTGGAAATATCATTCCTCCTCCTGCGATCAAAAGACCCAAGCTCGTAGTTGGGAATAATATAGAAGAACGAAATGTTACGGAAGAAGGTAAAGAACTTCAAGAATATCACGCGACGACCAACGGAGTTATCTTTGTCACGGAATCTTCCATCAATGTTTCTCCCGAATTGCAGATCGCCGGGAACGTCGGACTTTCTACGGGAAACATTCAATTCGACGGGAACGTAATTGTTCGAGGAGATATCGAACCGGGCTCCGTTGTGGAATGTTCCGGATCCTTGGTCATCTACGGAAACTTAGAAAGTAATACTGTGAAAGTCGGTCAAGATCTGATTGTTCACGGCGGGATCAAAGGAGGAAGCGAGGACATCATCCAAGTTATAGGAAGGGTCCAGGCTAAGTTCATTGAAAACGCACGCTTGGAAACGGAAGGAGATATCATCATCGAAGGGGCGATTCTCAACTCGACGATCGATACTCTGGGTTCTATCATCCTAAACGGTTCGAACGGAAACCTTGTGTCCAGTAAGGTCAGAACGAACGAGGGAATTTCTTTGAGTTCCCTAGGTTCGAATGCGGAATTGGACGTGAACATCGAACTCGGTTTCCATTTTAAAAACGATCGTTCCTTTCAAGATATCACCCGTAAGATTCAACTCGGTGAGAAGGAGATGGAAAAGATACTTCCGAAAATCCAACAGATCAAACACCTAGTTCAACGTTCGAGAGGGAATCTTCCCGAAGACAAAAAAGCGGCTTTTAAATCCGTCTTCGAAGACTATAATAAGAAATTAAAAATTTTGAATATGCTCAAGTTCAAACAGGATACGCTGAAGGGAGCCCGTTTTAATCCGGGTTCGGTTCGTCTGGCGGTCCAGAAAGGAGCTCATCCCGGTGCGGTGATCCATTATAGAAGGCAGATCGAAAAAATCACAAAGTTTCAATCCGCGTTTATGATGGTTTTTGAACCCGGTCAGGACAAGGCAATGATGGTCTCTCTTCAGAAATAA
- a CDS encoding rhomboid family intramembrane serine protease: MAKRKYRNGISLFGYSIFHPINLFLLANVLIYILQLFAGGTGILEYYFALTPARFFHGEYWQIFTYGFLHDVHGTPFVHLFLNMYVLVMFGGLICKYIPAWKFSVIYTVSILVGGITVALAPVLLQVLGIPYPMDLFQTMTLGASGGITGLLVLFGILFPETEVFLIFFRMKARYAPWIIVGVGYTADLISMYYFHSPFFISNSCHLGGAIGATLVAPWILKGNLLDAGKIFPKQTQRESAPSSVPTARSMTEDLDTQSRKNRDLLGELAKINSFSEKETFLTPLQQTNVNLCPPPTFQPEDPFCLRCEWLPNCALRRNQMEQNSGN; encoded by the coding sequence ATGGCAAAAAGAAAATACCGAAACGGAATCTCGCTTTTCGGTTATTCCATTTTTCATCCGATCAATCTGTTCCTCTTAGCAAACGTACTCATATACATTCTTCAACTTTTTGCGGGTGGAACTGGAATTCTTGAATACTATTTCGCACTGACTCCCGCCCGTTTTTTTCACGGTGAATATTGGCAGATCTTCACTTACGGATTTTTACACGACGTTCATGGAACTCCTTTCGTTCATCTTTTTTTAAATATGTATGTTTTGGTGATGTTTGGCGGTTTGATCTGCAAATACATTCCCGCTTGGAAATTCTCTGTCATTTATACGGTTTCGATTTTGGTCGGCGGTATTACGGTTGCGTTGGCTCCGGTTCTTCTCCAGGTTTTAGGAATTCCGTATCCGATGGATCTTTTTCAAACGATGACCTTGGGAGCGAGCGGTGGAATCACGGGGCTTCTTGTTCTTTTTGGAATTTTATTTCCTGAGACCGAAGTCTTTCTGATCTTCTTTCGAATGAAAGCCCGTTATGCGCCTTGGATCATCGTCGGAGTGGGTTACACAGCGGACCTCATTTCCATGTATTATTTTCATTCTCCATTTTTTATCAGCAACTCTTGTCACTTAGGCGGAGCGATCGGTGCGACTCTGGTCGCGCCTTGGATCTTAAAAGGAAATCTTTTGGACGCTGGAAAAATCTTTCCAAAACAAACTCAGAGAGAATCCGCTCCGTCGTCCGTTCCAACGGCACGTTCGATGACCGAGGATTTGGATACTCAGAGTCGAAAGAATCGTGATTTGTTAGGCGAACTGGCAAAGATCAATTCCTTTTCCGAGAAGGAAACATTTCTGACTCCTTTGCAACAAACGAACGTGAATTTGTGTCCTCCGCCGACTTTTCAACCGGAAGATCCTTTTTGTCTTCGTTGCGAGTGGCTACCAAACTGCGCGCTGAGAAGGAATCAAATGGAGCAGAATTCAGGGAATTAA
- a CDS encoding LIC11177 family protein, with translation MIVTKHKKSALFDILKREKLEKLIKGNQNSASKVAGSKENQKSSGSENFDDKTAPIEKKEGQGMKIYKAMDEIKLDIRYYFLEDEYRDKVAGIYNKSEGHLDRLGIDPRKYLEYARESFDRFKQLNKKMPLEPMNKKSWDYVEKSLNELIAKLLEKFLK, from the coding sequence TTGATCGTGACTAAGCATAAGAAGAGCGCTTTATTTGATATTTTAAAACGTGAAAAACTTGAGAAGTTGATTAAGGGAAATCAAAACTCCGCTTCCAAGGTCGCCGGTTCGAAAGAAAATCAGAAATCTTCAGGCTCGGAAAATTTCGATGATAAGACTGCTCCAATAGAAAAAAAAGAAGGGCAGGGAATGAAGATTTATAAGGCAATGGACGAAATCAAATTGGATATTCGTTATTATTTTTTGGAAGACGAATACAGAGATAAAGTAGCCGGAATCTATAATAAGAGCGAAGGTCATCTCGACCGTCTCGGAATCGACCCGAGAAAGTATCTGGAATACGCGAGAGAAAGTTTTGATCGTTTCAAACAACTCAATAAAAAAATGCCTCTCGAACCCATGAATAAAAAATCCTGGGATTACGTTGAAAAAAGTTTAAACGAACTGATCGCTAAACTTTTGGAAAAGTTCCTTAAATAA
- the mtnA gene encoding S-methyl-5-thioribose-1-phosphate isomerase, translating to MQESGLKPILWKNRELTLLDQRVLPGTTSFLIAKTMEDCIFAIREMVVRGAPAIAITGAFGIALYLNGLSSKPTLSELKKKLGDLLESRPTAVNLRLAIEEFLSRFPETEYSSFQLEDLQRGAEKFALFMLEEDLNNNLALSKNALSLFPKNPSSLNIITHCNTGALATAGHGTALGVIRSLRDAGHSLTVYADETRPYLQGARLTAWELKEEGIPAYLITDSMAGWVMASRKIDAVVVGADRIASNGDTANKIGTYPLAIVAKHHGVPFYVAATEKSMDFRIPDGTHIPIEMRKEEEVTSFGFLKDADGKPFLSEGVIAPKGMPALNPSFDVTPASLITGIITERGIISPVTEENLKKVFGS from the coding sequence ATGCAAGAATCAGGATTAAAACCAATTCTTTGGAAAAACCGAGAACTCACCCTTTTGGATCAAAGAGTTCTTCCCGGCACGACATCGTTTTTGATCGCGAAAACGATGGAAGATTGTATTTTTGCAATCCGAGAAATGGTAGTCCGAGGAGCTCCGGCCATTGCAATTACGGGGGCTTTTGGAATCGCCCTCTATCTCAACGGACTTTCTTCCAAACCTACTCTTTCCGAATTGAAAAAAAAACTCGGAGATCTCTTAGAATCAAGACCGACGGCAGTAAATCTCAGACTCGCGATCGAAGAATTTTTATCCCGCTTTCCGGAAACTGAATATTCCTCTTTTCAGTTGGAAGATCTACAAAGAGGCGCGGAAAAGTTCGCGCTCTTTATGCTCGAAGAAGATTTGAATAACAATCTCGCTCTTTCTAAAAATGCGCTGAGTCTCTTTCCAAAAAATCCTTCTTCCTTAAACATCATCACTCATTGTAATACCGGAGCTCTTGCAACGGCGGGTCATGGAACCGCGTTAGGTGTTATACGATCTCTCCGAGACGCGGGACATTCTCTCACAGTATATGCAGATGAAACCAGACCTTATCTCCAAGGCGCAAGACTTACGGCCTGGGAACTCAAAGAAGAAGGAATTCCTGCGTATCTGATCACGGATAGTATGGCCGGCTGGGTCATGGCGTCTCGTAAGATCGACGCGGTCGTAGTCGGCGCCGATCGAATCGCATCGAACGGAGACACCGCGAATAAGATCGGAACTTATCCTTTGGCGATCGTCGCCAAACATCACGGAGTTCCTTTTTACGTAGCCGCGACGGAAAAGAGTATGGATTTTAGAATCCCAGATGGAACTCATATTCCGATCGAGATGAGAAAGGAAGAAGAAGTAACTTCCTTTGGATTTTTAAAAGACGCGGATGGAAAACCTTTTTTGAGCGAGGGTGTCATCGCTCCCAAAGGAATGCCGGCCCTCAATCCTTCTTTCGACGTGACACCCGCTTCTTTGATCACGGGGATCATCACCGAAAGAGGAATTATCTCTCCGGTTACGGAAGAAAATCTAAAAAAAGTTTTCGGCTCTTAA